The Microbulbifer sp. TB1203 nucleotide sequence CTGGCACTGGGCCTGGTGCCGTCGCTGGGCGCTTGCCGGCAGTCGCTGCACGGCGAGCTGGCTCGGGAGGGGTAACGGCTGGGGCTCTGGAACCCAGCAGCCAACTGAGAGGCGGCCCTGCTACCGGTGGCTTTTTGCGGGACACGCCGTGAATACATCCCTGTAGGCTTGTCCGCGAGGTCCCTCTCGCAGACAGTCCCGCAAAAATCCACCGGTATCAGGGCCTTCGCATCGGCGTCAAAGTTTTATCGACCCGCAAACAGGAGGCACACAAGGTTCGCCCCTACGCGTCAGCCTGCGCTGACCTGGCCTGCCACAATTGCCTTGGCCGGGGTGCCGGCGGCCTTGGCATTCTGCGTCTCTATCCAGCCGTTCATGCGCGCTTCCAGCACGTTCAGTGGCACTGCGCCGCTCGACAGCAACTGGTCGTGGAAGGCGCGGATATCGAAGCGCTCGCCCAGCTGCTGCTCCGCTTTGGCGCGCAGCTCCTTGATCTTCAGCTGGCCCAGCTTGTAGGCCAGGGCCTGCCCCGGCCACACCAGGTAGCGGTCGATTTCCACGGTAATGTCGTGCCTGGGCTTGGCGCTGTTGTTCATAAAGAACTCGATGGCCTCTTCGCGGCTCCAGCCCAGCTGGTGCATGCCGGTGTCCACCACCAGGCGCACCGCGCGCCACATATCGTAGGTGAGGGCGCCGAACTCGCTGTAGGGGTCCCGGTACAGGCCCAGGTCCTTGCCCAGGCTCTCGGAGTAGAGGCCCCAGCCCTCCACGTAGGCGGTGTAGCCGGCGTTGCGGCGCAGCGGGTGCAGGCCTTCCTGCTCCTGGGCCAGGGCGATCTGCAGGTGGTGGCCGGGCATAGCCTCGTGCACCGTCAGTGCTTCCATCTCCCATTTCGGGCGGCTGGGCAGGTTGTAGGTGTTGGCAAAGAAGATCCCGGCGCGGCCGGCTTCATTGGAGCCGGGCATGTAGTAGGCGGTGGTCTGGGATTTCTCCGAGTAGCTGGGGATTGGCTTTACCCCGTAGGGCAGGCGCGGCAGGGTGCCAAACAGGGCCGGCAGCTCGCCGTCGATGCGCTTGGCGATATCCCGGTAGCCCCGCATCAGTTCTTCCTTGCTGGTGTGGTAGAACTGCGGATCGGTGCGCAGGAATTCGGTGAATTCCTCGAAACTGCCGTCAAAGCCGGTCTTCTCAATGACCGCCTGCATCTGGCCGCGGATGCGCCTCACCTCGGCCAGGCCGATGCGGTGGATTTCCTCCGGGCTCAGGGTGGTGGTGGTGTTTTCGCGCACCTGGTGCGCGTACCAGCGCAGGCCGTCGGGCATGCTGGTGAAAGCGGTGTCCACCCTGGCGCCGGGGATATATTCGCGCTCGACGAATTCCGCCATGTTCCGCCAGGCGGGCACCAGGTCTCTCTGGTACAGCGCATGGGCCCGCTGTTGCAGGCGGCGTTGCTGGGCGGAGGAGATGCCGGCCGGCATTTCGTTGAAAGCTTTCAGCAGAGGGCTGTCCTTCGGCTCCTCGGGCACCAGGGCGCGGATCTGGCCGGGCAGGTCGCGCAGGGTAATCTGCGGCGGGGTGATTTTCCTTTCCAGGCCCTCGCGCATCAGCGCCTGGGTCTGCTGTATCAGCGCCGGCAGTTTCTCCAGGCGGGTGAGAATGGTTTCGTAGTCGGCGGCGGTGCGTTTGGCCATGCTGTTCAGCACACTGGGTACGTTGCGCTGGATGCCGTCCATATGGCTGACCGGCAGCAGGTGGCCCGGGAACTGGAAGCCCTTTACCTCCATCAGCAGGTCCTGGTACAGCAGTTGGTAGTCCAACTGCTCCGCCGCGGGTAAGCTTTCGCTGTCGAGATGGCGGCTGGCGGCGAGCAGGCGGCGGGTCTGTTCCCGGCGACGCTCGATGCTGTCCATGGATGCGTCGGTCCAGCGGTTGTCCTGGCCCCGGTAGCCTTCGTAGGTGGCGTTCTCCGGGAAGCTCTCCATGATCCAGCGGTAGCGCAGGTCTTGCAGAGCTTTCAGCTGGGCGCTGGCATCGCTCTTCGGCAGGGCGTCGAAGGCCTGGTCGAAGGCATTCTGCTCCATAGCCGAGGCGCTGGCGGCGAGCAGGGCGGTGGAGAAGAATAGGGATTTGGCGAGGTTGGTCATGGTGCTCCCCGTGTAATTGGTAAAACTGAGGTGCGGGCTGTGCCCGCGTTCCCGGGGCGGGCCTGCGGCCCGTTGCCGAGCTGGAGCTCGGCGCTCCCAGGGGAGGGCGTTACAGCAGTTTCTGGATTTTGTTTCCCGAGTCCAGAGCCCCGAGGCCCGAGTCCCGCAACCTCCGGCGGATCTGCCGTTCGATGCCCGCCGCGTCCAGGCCGATGCCGGCGAGCAGGTCCTTGTGCTTGCCGTGTTCAATGGTGCTGTCCGGCAGGCCCAGTTGCAGTACCGGTACCTGGGTGCCGCGGTGGTTCAGGTATTCCGTCACCGCGCTGCCGGCGCCGCCGGCCACGGCGTTCTCTTCCAGGGTGACCAGCAGGTGGTGGCTCGCGGCGAGTTCGTCGATCAATTGCTCGTCCAGCGGCTTGACCCAGCGCATATCCGCCACCGTGGCGCCGAGCTTCTCCGCCGCGGCCAGCGCCGGGGTCAGCAGGGTGCCGAAGCTGAGAATGGCCACGCCGGCACCCTCGCGCACCAGTTGCCCCTTGCCCAGCGGCAATTCGGTCATCTGTTCCTCGATCTGCGCCCCGGTGCCGGTGCCCCGCGGATAGCGCACCGCCGCCGGACCGCTGTGGCGGTAGGCGGTATAGAGCAGCTGGCGGCACTCGTTTTCGTCGCTGGGAGCGGCGATTACCAGATTCGGCAGGCAGCGCATATAGGTGAGGTCGAAACTGCCGGCGTGGGTGGGGCCGTCCTCGCCCACCAGGCCGGCGCGATCTATGGCGAAGGTGACGTCCAGGTTCTGGATGGCCACATCGTGCACCAGTTGGTCGTAGCCGCGCTGCAGGAAGGTGGAATAGATGGCCACCACCGGTTTCTGTCCCTCGCAGGCCAGGCCGGCGGCCAGGGTGACCGCGTGCTGTTCGGCGATGGCCACGTCGTGGAAGCGCTCCGGAAAGCGCTCGGCGAATTCCACCATGCCCGAGCCCTCGCACATGGCGGGGGTGATGCCCACCAGTCGGTCATCCCGCTCGGCGGCGTCGCACAGCCAGCGGCCGAACACCTCCTGGTACTTGGGCGGCTTGCGCTCGCCGCCCCCCTCACTCGGGAAGGGGGCCACCTGTACCTTGGGCTCCGGTTCCAGCTTGTTCAGCGCGTGGTAGCCCACCGGGTCCGCTTCGGCGGGGCCGAAACCCTTGCCCTTGGTGGTGACGATATGCAGAAGCTGCGGTCCGCGCTGGCTGCGCAGGTTGCGCAGGGTCTGCACCAGGTCGTGCACATTGTGGCCGTCCAGCGGGCCCACGTAGTTGAAGCCCAGCTCCTCGAACAGGGTGCCCGGGGTGATCATGCCCTTTACATGCTCCTCGGTGCGCCGCGCCAGCTGCCAGGCCTTGGGAATGACGGAGAGTATCTTGCGGCTGCCCTCGCGCATGGACAGGTAGGTTTTGCTGGCCAGGATCTTGGCGAAATAGGTGGCCAGGCCCCCGACATTTTTCGAGATGGACATGCGGTTGTCGTTCAGCACCACCAGCATGTCTTTGCCGGTGTGGGCGGCGTGGTTCAGCGCCTCGAAAGCCATGCCGGCGGTCATGGCGCCGTCGCCGATCACCGCGACGACCCTGCGGTCGTCCGCAGAGCCCAGTGCCATGCCCAGGGCGGCGCTGATGGAGGTGCTGGAATGGCCCACGCCAAAGGTGTCGTAGGGGCTCTCGCTGCGTTTGGGAAAACCGGACAGGCCGCCCTGCTGGCGCATGCTGAGCATCTGCTCGCGGCGCCCGGTGAGAATCTTGTGGGGATAAGTCTGGTGGCCCACATCCCACACCAGCCGGTCTTCCGGGGTGTTGTAGATGTAGTGCAGGGCGATGGTCAGTTCCACGACCCCCAGGCCGGCGCCGAAGTGACCACCGGTCTGGCCGACGCAGTACAGCAGGTACTCGCGCAGCTGGCGGGCCAGCTCCGGCAGTTGGCGCTCGTCCAGGGCGCGCAGCTGCGCCGGTTCATCGATGGCGTCGAGCAGCGGCGTCTGCGGGCGTGTGCGTGGGATTTCGTCGAACATCAAACGTATCAATTGCAACGGATATGTAAGAGGGGGATTGTATGCCTGTGGCGGGGAGAAGCAAACCAATGTGGAATGCGGAATGCGGAATGCGGAATGCGGAATGCGCGATCTGGCCCAGTGCCATGGGAGAGGCTCTTGGCCGCGGTTGGACTTTGGGCGGTTACCAGGCGGGTTCGCGGCCGGCGCGCGTCCCGGCTAGCGCGATATCAGGGCGCGCATTCCGCATTCCGCATTCAATTAGTGACCGCGCTGGACGATATAGTCCGCCAGCTGTCGCAGCAGGTCGCTGTCACCGTCCACTTCGGCCAGGGCTTCCAGCGCCTCCCGGTGCAGGTCCTCCAGCTTGGCGCGCGCGCCTTCCAGCCCCAGCAGGGAGATGTAGGTGGGCTTGTTGCGCGCGGCGTCGGCGCCCTGGGTCTTGCCCAGGGTGGCGGTGTCGGCGGTGACGTCGAGAATGTCGTCCTGTACCTGGAACGCCAGGCCGATGGCCTCGGCATAGCGGCTGACCGCCGCCAGCCGGGCTTCGTCGGCACCGCCGAGCAGGGCGCCGATGCGCGCGCTGGCGCGGATCAGGGCGCCGGTCTTGAGGCGGTGCATCTGTTCGAGTCGGGGTAGGTCGAGGTGTTTGTCCACCGAGTCCAGGTCGATGGCCTGGCCCGCCACCATGCCCCGGCTGCCGGCGGCACAGGCCAGTTCGCGGATCAGCTGCAGTTTGAGGTCGGCGGCCGCCTCACTTTGTAGCAGCAATTCGAAAGCCAGGGTGTGCAGGGCGTCGCCGGCGAGGATGGCGGTGGCTTCGTCGAAGTGAATATGGCAGGTGGGCCGGCCCCGACGCAGGTCGTCGTCGTCCATGGCCGGCAGGTCGTCGTGTACCAGAGAGTAGGCGTGGATGCACTCCAGGGCCGCCGCGGCCGCGTCGCAGCTTTCTGCGGAGAAGCTATCCGCGCGGACGGTGCCCGCGCAGGCGTAGACCAGTGCCGGGCGCAGGCGCTTGCCCGGCCCCAGGGCGGCGTAGCCCATGGCGGCGAAGAGTTTTTCCGCGCCGGAGGTGGCCGGTGCCAGCGCCGTCTGCAGGCGGGTCTCCACACGTTCGGCGCACCAGCGCAGGAAGCTCTGCAGTTCCGCGGGATAGGATGTGCCGGACACTCAGGCTTCTTCCTCTTCGCCCGCGGTATCCTCGTCGAAGGGCAGTTCGCGGATGCTGCCGCTCTCTTCCATCAGCACCTTGACCTTCTGCTCGGCACTGGCCAGTTTCTGCTGGCACTCGCGGGTGAGCTTTACCCCGCGCTCGAAATCCGCCAGGGCCTCCTCCAGGGGCAGATCGCCCGCTTCCAGGCGCTCCACCAGTTCTTCCAATTCTTCCAGTGCCTGCTCAAAGGTTGCCGGCTTCTTTTTTACCGCCATGGGACATTAGCTCCAACTTATCACCCAATGATCAAATAGATCGTCCTGATCTATTTGATCGTCGCTCCCGAAATACTGGCGCAGATGCGCGGATCTGCTGGTATTTCGGGGCTCGCGCCGGCCTGCGGCCGGCGGCGGCACATCCCTGTGCCGCATTATTAGCCCGGCAATAAAGTTCGCCAGCTTAACAGTGCGCGGCAACCTTAGCTGCTGGCGCATAAGGGGTCAATTGCTCGCCTCCAGGGAAAGCAGATAGTGGGCCAGGGCGCGCTTCTGCGCGCTGCTGAAGCCGTAATTGGGCATCGGCGGCGTGGGGGTGTCGAAGTAGTTGGCCAGGCTATGCAGAGTGTATTTTTTCGCCAGGTTTTTCAGCACCAACTGCTCGGCGTGGCATTGGGCGCAGTTGTGCTGCTGATACAGTTCCTCGCCCCGTTGTGCCGCGCCGCTGTCGATGGCCAGGGGTTTGTGGGGAGCTTTTATCCGCGGTTTTCGCTCCGCAGCGGCAAAAGCATTTCGCGACCCGGTGGTGACCCGGTAGACGGCGCCGGCGTAATCGTCGGAGATATAGATATTGCCGTTGGCGTCCTCGGCGATGGCCACAGGGCGGCCGCTGACTTCATCGCGCTCGCGATCCAGGAAGCCCCAGAGGAAATCCCGCTGTTCGATATTGCCGCGATCGTCCCAGTGCAGAGAGACCACTTTGTAGCCGTCCTTGGTGCTGCGGTTCCAGGAGCCGTGCAGGGCCACCAGCGCCGCATCGCGGTAGTCCCGGGGCTGTGCCGGGCTGCGCAGGAAGCGGATGCCCAGCGCGGCGTTGTGGGCTGGGAAGTTGTGTACCGGCGGACGCGAATTCTCGATCTTGCGCTGGATTTCCTCGCCGGCGTCGGCACTGCCCTCTCCGTCTTTGGTGAAATGCGGGTCCGGCACCCGGTCGCCGTTGGCGTAGGGCCAGCCGTAAAAAACACCTTTTTCCACCAGGTTCAGTTCGTCGGGTGGAAAGTCGTCCCCCAGCCAGTCGCGGCCGTTGTCGGTGGCGTAGAGACCTCCGTCCATCGGGGACCAGTCGAAGCCCACACTGTTGCGCAGGCCGGTGGCGTAGATTTCCAGGTCGCTGCCGTCGGGTTTGAAGCGCATGATGGTGGCGCGCTGAGGGTCCTTCTCCTCGCAGACGTTGCAGGTGGAACCACTGGAGAGGTAGACCCAGCCGTCCGGCCCCATAGCGATGGTCTTGGTCCAGTGGTTGCCCTCGTCACCGAGGCCGCTGACGATTTTCTGGTAGCTGCCGGCCAGGCGGCCGTCGGAGTGATCGAAGGGTACGCGGCCGACGCCGTTGCTCTCGGCGATATACAGCCAGTCCTCGTGCAGGAACAGGCCGTGGGGGCGGCTCAGTCCGTCGATGAGTACCCGTTGGCCGTCGCTGCGGCCGTCCCCATCGCGGTCTGCCCGGAGCAGGCCCACCTGTCCGCGTCGGGGCTGGGAAACGATTACGTCGCCACGGCGGGTGACGGTCAACCAGCGGGCGTTGGGCACAGTGTCGGCAAAAAGCTCCACGCGAAAACCAGCGGGAGTGTGTAACCGTCTATCCACCGTTTGGGGATCAGTTTCAGCGCCCCCCGTCAGTTGTTTCCAGGGCACGCTGACGCCCGGCGCGAAGAATATAATGGTGGACACGCCAGCGCCCAACGCTACAAGAAAAATAAGCGTATATTTCAACAGGCTTTTCACGATTTGAGATTGATCTCGTAATATTTGTGGCTATAGTTGTCGCTCTTCCCATGCCGCGCCAGTTTTACCACAACAGGCGCCTCCCGTCTCCGCCGCTTATCCCCCATGGGATATATCGCAGGCTTGTGAGATATCTCGCACAAGAAATTCAGCCGATTGCCTCTACTTTTTTTTCCGTCCCTGACCATAATGAAAGTGCAGGGATGCAAAGGGACTGCAAACCGCGGCAAAGGATAAAAGGATTGTGCCGCTCGCCCGAGGGAAACGGGCACCATCCTGTGAGACGCACCGTTCGGGCGGGATTGCCCGGACGGTGTTTTATTGGGCAACGATTCACCTCATCCCTTCGGTCAGCTGAAGGTGCTGATGTGCGCCCTGTGGACTTTTCCCTGATCCTTTCTTCGAGCGGCCTCCGGCTGCACAAAACGGCGGAACCGCCGTTTTGTTATTTTTTACCTGTATCACCGGCGCAATTCCTGTCTGGAAAATGTAACAATTTTCCGCTTTAATCAGAGCAATCCGGCCATATTTCCACCGAGCCGGTGGAGGATGATGCATTCAGTAAGTCAGCTCTGTACATACCTGCCCTGATACAGCCCCCTCACCGCTGGCGGGTATGCTGTTCGACACTCGTGAATTTCTACAGAAGGCCCTTCCGGACTACCGGCAGGGCCTTTGTTTTTGGGCGAACACTGAGTTCGCCCCCAGAGTTTCAAGAAGGGGAGTTGAGCCGATGCAAGCGAGAATTCTGCGCCTGAA carries:
- a CDS encoding DUF885 domain-containing protein gives rise to the protein MTNLAKSLFFSTALLAASASAMEQNAFDQAFDALPKSDASAQLKALQDLRYRWIMESFPENATYEGYRGQDNRWTDASMDSIERRREQTRRLLAASRHLDSESLPAAEQLDYQLLYQDLLMEVKGFQFPGHLLPVSHMDGIQRNVPSVLNSMAKRTAADYETILTRLEKLPALIQQTQALMREGLERKITPPQITLRDLPGQIRALVPEEPKDSPLLKAFNEMPAGISSAQQRRLQQRAHALYQRDLVPAWRNMAEFVEREYIPGARVDTAFTSMPDGLRWYAHQVRENTTTTLSPEEIHRIGLAEVRRIRGQMQAVIEKTGFDGSFEEFTEFLRTDPQFYHTSKEELMRGYRDIAKRIDGELPALFGTLPRLPYGVKPIPSYSEKSQTTAYYMPGSNEAGRAGIFFANTYNLPSRPKWEMEALTVHEAMPGHHLQIALAQEQEGLHPLRRNAGYTAYVEGWGLYSESLGKDLGLYRDPYSEFGALTYDMWRAVRLVVDTGMHQLGWSREEAIEFFMNNSAKPRHDITVEIDRYLVWPGQALAYKLGQLKIKELRAKAEQQLGERFDIRAFHDQLLSSGAVPLNVLEARMNGWIETQNAKAAGTPAKAIVAGQVSAG
- the dxs gene encoding 1-deoxy-D-xylulose-5-phosphate synthase is translated as MFDEIPRTRPQTPLLDAIDEPAQLRALDERQLPELARQLREYLLYCVGQTGGHFGAGLGVVELTIALHYIYNTPEDRLVWDVGHQTYPHKILTGRREQMLSMRQQGGLSGFPKRSESPYDTFGVGHSSTSISAALGMALGSADDRRVVAVIGDGAMTAGMAFEALNHAAHTGKDMLVVLNDNRMSISKNVGGLATYFAKILASKTYLSMREGSRKILSVIPKAWQLARRTEEHVKGMITPGTLFEELGFNYVGPLDGHNVHDLVQTLRNLRSQRGPQLLHIVTTKGKGFGPAEADPVGYHALNKLEPEPKVQVAPFPSEGGGERKPPKYQEVFGRWLCDAAERDDRLVGITPAMCEGSGMVEFAERFPERFHDVAIAEQHAVTLAAGLACEGQKPVVAIYSTFLQRGYDQLVHDVAIQNLDVTFAIDRAGLVGEDGPTHAGSFDLTYMRCLPNLVIAAPSDENECRQLLYTAYRHSGPAAVRYPRGTGTGAQIEEQMTELPLGKGQLVREGAGVAILSFGTLLTPALAAAEKLGATVADMRWVKPLDEQLIDELAASHHLLVTLEENAVAGGAGSAVTEYLNHRGTQVPVLQLGLPDSTIEHGKHKDLLAGIGLDAAGIERQIRRRLRDSGLGALDSGNKIQKLL
- the ispA gene encoding (2E,6E)-farnesyl diphosphate synthase, giving the protein MSGTSYPAELQSFLRWCAERVETRLQTALAPATSGAEKLFAAMGYAALGPGKRLRPALVYACAGTVRADSFSAESCDAAAAALECIHAYSLVHDDLPAMDDDDLRRGRPTCHIHFDEATAILAGDALHTLAFELLLQSEAAADLKLQLIRELACAAGSRGMVAGQAIDLDSVDKHLDLPRLEQMHRLKTGALIRASARIGALLGGADEARLAAVSRYAEAIGLAFQVQDDILDVTADTATLGKTQGADAARNKPTYISLLGLEGARAKLEDLHREALEALAEVDGDSDLLRQLADYIVQRGH
- a CDS encoding exodeoxyribonuclease VII small subunit, producing the protein MAVKKKPATFEQALEELEELVERLEAGDLPLEEALADFERGVKLTRECQQKLASAEQKVKVLMEESGSIRELPFDEDTAGEEEEA
- a CDS encoding PQQ-dependent sugar dehydrogenase, which codes for MSTIIFFAPGVSVPWKQLTGGAETDPQTVDRRLHTPAGFRVELFADTVPNARWLTVTRRGDVIVSQPRRGQVGLLRADRDGDGRSDGQRVLIDGLSRPHGLFLHEDWLYIAESNGVGRVPFDHSDGRLAGSYQKIVSGLGDEGNHWTKTIAMGPDGWVYLSSGSTCNVCEEKDPQRATIMRFKPDGSDLEIYATGLRNSVGFDWSPMDGGLYATDNGRDWLGDDFPPDELNLVEKGVFYGWPYANGDRVPDPHFTKDGEGSADAGEEIQRKIENSRPPVHNFPAHNAALGIRFLRSPAQPRDYRDAALVALHGSWNRSTKDGYKVVSLHWDDRGNIEQRDFLWGFLDRERDEVSGRPVAIAEDANGNIYISDDYAGAVYRVTTGSRNAFAAAERKPRIKAPHKPLAIDSGAAQRGEELYQQHNCAQCHAEQLVLKNLAKKYTLHSLANYFDTPTPPMPNYGFSSAQKRALAHYLLSLEASN